CCTTTCAATTTCCTCTGTGCAGGTGTTAGACTTCGGCAGTTGCACCTGACCGCCTTTCAATTTCCTCTGTGCAGGTGTTACACTTTGGCAGTTGCACCTGACCGCCTTTCAATTTCCTCTGTGCAGGTGTTACACTTTGGCAGTTGCACCTGACCGCCTTTCAATTTCCTCTGTGCAGGTGTTACACTTTGGCAGTTGCACCTGACTGCCTTTCAATTCTCTCTGTACAGGTGTTAAACTTCGGCAGTTGCACCTGACCGCCTTTCAATTTCCTCTGTGCAGGTATTACTCTTTGGCAGTTGCACCTGACCGCCCCGCCTTTCAATTTCCTCTGTGCAGGTGTTACACTTTGGCAGTTGCACCTGACTGCCTTTCAATTCTCTCTGTACAGGTGTTAAACTTCGGCAGTTGCACCTGACCACCTTTTAATTCTCTCTCTGCAGGTGTTGAACTTCGGCAGTTGCAGCTGACCGCCGTTTATGGTCAAGCTGAGTGACTTCAACCAGGTGGTGACGAAGTACGCGGGACTGGCCGACTTCCTGATCGTCTACATCCAGGAGGCACATCCTGACGATGGCTGGGCTTTCAGGAACAACCCCTTTGTCATCAAGTGAGTTGTAGTAGATGGTGTTattgatggtgttgttgttggtggtggtggtggtggtggttatggtggtggtggtgcctttttacatttagtcaagttatgactaaatgttttaacatcgagggggaatcgaaacgagggtcgtggtgtatgtgtgcgtgtgtgcgtgcgtgtgtgcgtgcgtgcgtgcgtgcgtgcgtgtagagcgattcagaccaaactactggaccgatctttatgaaatttgacatgagagttcctgggtatgatatccccgaacgtttttttcctttttttgataaatgtctttgatgacgtcatatccggcttttcgtgaaagttgaggcggcactgtcacgctctcatttttcaaccaaattggttgaaattttggtcaagtaatcttcgacgaagcccggacttcggtattgcatttcagcttggtggcttaaaaattaattaatgactttggtcattaaaaatctgaaaattgtaaaaaaaacaaaaatttctaaaacgatccaaatttacgttcatcttattctccatcatttgctgattccaaaaacatataaatatcttatattcggattaaaaacaagctctgaaaattaaatatataaaaattattatcaaaattaaatttgtgaaatcaatttaaaaacactttcatcttattccttgtcggttcctgattccaaaaacatatagatatgatatgtttggattaaaacacgctcagaaagttaaaacaaagagaggtacagaaaagcgtgctatccttctcagcgcaagtactaccccgctcttcctgtcaatttcactgcctttgccgtgcgcggtggactgacgatgctacgagtatacggtcttgctgcgttgcgttgcgttcagtttcattctgtgagttcgacagctacttgactaaatgttgtattttcgccttacgcgacttgttctttctttatttggtgtttaacgtcgttttcaaccacgaaggttatatcgcgacggggaaaggggggagatgggatagagccacttgtcaattgtttcttgttcacaaaagcactaatcaaaaatttgctccaggggcttgcaacgtagtacaataattatattaccttactgggagaatgcaagtttccagtacaaaggacttaacatttcttacatactgcttgactaaaatctttacaaaaattgactatattctatacaagaaacacttaacaagggtaaaaagagaaacataatccgttagtcgcctcttacgacatgctggggagcatcgggtaaattcttccccctaacccgcggggggttggtTGTGCCATCAAAGGCTCCCAGACTGGGCCTTCAGGAACAACCCCTTTGTTATCTGAAGTGAGTTgtagttgaggcggcactgtggcgACTGCACATCAACCACGGTATTCTATGATCCCGTGGTGGTGGCAGAAGCAACAGAAGCAGTTTTTATTGTTAGTTTTAGCCATAGCATTGGTTTATTGCAATAGTttacattgttgttgttgactttaAATTTTCTCCTCATGAGATTATCTTGTGCTGTGCCTTGTGGTGGCCGCTGCTGCTGATTTTGCTGCTGATGGTGATGACGACGAGGATGATGATgttgacgacgacgacaacgacgatgatgatgacaccGCTAACGACGACAATGATGAtattgatgatgacgatgatgacgacgacgacggcgaTGCTGCTGCTGCCTCTACTGCTGCTTGCTGCCTCTGCTGCTGCTTATGTTTTCCACACATATACTGACATTACAAACCCTGAACATTACTTCTTTATTCAACAGAAATCACCGCAGTTTAGAAGATCGCCTGGCAGCCGCCAGACAACTGGAAGACGCCAAACCAGCGTGTCCGGTGGTGGTGGACAACATGAAGGACGTCGCCAACTATGTGTACGGGGCGCTGTACGAGCGGCTCTACATCGTGTTGAACGGCCGGATCGTGTACGCCGGAGAGAGAGGCCCCGGCGGTTACAGGGTGAACGAGGTGGAGGAATGGCTGGCGGCCTATCAGCACAGCAAGGAGCCAGTATCTTAGTTTCAAACTGTAGAATCAAAGAGTAGAATCCAATGTGGAATCCAAGGAAAGAGTGTTTTAATGGAAAACTGTACAAGCAGAGAGTAGAATCAAAGGAGCATGCAGTGTCTAAGTGAAAAGCTGTAGAGTCAAAGAGTAGAATCCAATGTAGAATCCAAGGAACGAGTGTCGTAGTGCAAAGCTGTAGAGTCAAAGGGTAGAATCCAATGTAGAATCCAAGGAACGAGTGTCTTAGTGCGAAACTTTAGAATCAAAGTGTAGAATCCAATGTAGAATTCCAGCACTGAAATGAATACTTGCGCTTGTTTGCAAGTAGGCACAGGAGAAAAAGGGTTGAATTCGCATGCAAAacttggccgctgtcagcgtgagttcgtccccacgttcggcgagagatttatttctcagagtcaactttgtgtgcagactctcctcggtgtccgaacacccccgtgtgtacacgcaagcacaagaccaagtcagtgcgcacgaaaaagatcctgtaatccatgtcagagttcggtgggttatagaaacacgaaaacacccagcatgcttcctccgaaagcggcgtatggctgcctaaacggCGGGGTAATAACGGTCAAaaacgtaaaaatccactcgtgcaataaACACGGTGGGAGtgtcagcccacgaacgcagaagaagaagaagcatgcAAAACTGAAAAATATCCGTTGTGGGTTCGAGTCTGAAAACTGATTTATGGAACTCCGGTGATGAACATTTGATCCGTCCATGCCCGAAACCCAAGATTTTATAATGATAAGCAGGTCCTTTGCTAACGAGGTTATGCAGCATAAATACCAGAAAGCGATTCAAGCACACCCAAATGTTTGGACTTACATACAGTAACAGTGAATGTCATAAATTATTACAACAATTTGTTGTACATGTTTTCAAGTGTTTTcatgcattgttttcttgtcgTAACGAGATGTTTTATTCCACGTTATACGTGCTTCGGCAAAACGAGACTGGTGCATGCTTCACATTTTTATGAAGCTGCAGACTTAAAGCTTTTCAGGTCTGTGGCGGATGTTTTACTGAGTTACATGTGAACCATGCACTGTTAAGTTGGTTTTGATGCATTCTGTTGGAGGAATTTGTAAGGAAATAATCCATTTGAAATGTtgttgctctgtgtgtgtgtgtgggggggtgcgtgcgtgcttggGTTTCacggtggggggagagagagagagagagagagagagagagagagagagagagagagagacagacagacagacagacagacagacagacagacagacagagtgagtgagacacacatacacacacacacacacacacaaccaataCAATCCCGACTGAGTTATTTTCTGGAATTAGTCTATTATGTTAAATTcacgatgtgtgtgtgagagagagagagtctacaCTGGTCTCTGTATTGGTAATTTTAGAAAGTTGGCACTGTCTGTATGATCTCTAGTCTATAATATTTCTGACATTGTGTCTTGAAAAAGCCAGAATGAGTCAAAATAAACCTTAAAAAGCACAACGTATTGTGTTGCTATGTACAATCAGCgtttttcctctctctgtcaGAAACACCAGAAGCTGAATAAGTCTTGTCTTTTTCATATGTACCTAACTCATAATAATTGTGATTCTTCATATAACTCAAAATGTACAGTGCAAGTAATAAAGTATCCAAGGCTAGTCTCCCGAATTCCAGTTTTATTTAAAACTACCTGTACCCGTTTTTCGAAAACTTTTTCAGTATGGCattgttctttctctttctttatttggtgtttaacgtcgttttcaaccacggaggttatatcgcgacgggggtaTGGCATTGTTACAAGTCCTTGATGAACGATGGTTTCCTTTTGGTATGTCAACACTGAATACTCATGACATGCTttttgttacacacacacactcacctcacacacatacattttatGCGCACAGAagaacatacacaaacatttacacatacaagccacgcacaagcacacagcAACATACCCACATACAATCCTGTACTGCACACATATGCGTGCGCATGTGTTTACACGACTTTTACAGGCCTTGACCATTGAACACGCTTTAAACCAATTACTtgattacacccccggtataggggtgtgtataggattcgcttgatgtgtttgtttgtttgtttgggtgtgtgtttgtgttcgcatatagatctcaagaatgaacggaccgatcgtcaccaaacttggtgaacaggttctatacattcctgagacggtccttacaaaaattgggaccagtcaaacacacggttagggagttattggtggattaagattctacaaggacttatagagggacatattaatggtcaaagggaaataaccttctttttttttttttttttttttttttttcttttttttttttttttctttttttttttttttttttttttaacctcagttgcatgcaggtttgctactgtGAACGGCTCAGATTATGGGTAATGTTAACGTCTTCACATTGAAATGCTTATGTCATAACCATCCATTGCATTGAGAAGGAAACAAAACACACTgaactgctaagcatgaatcaaacaataagaaaataaaaagaaccaacagcatcgttttgtatgtgtgggtagtaaacacgttttatttacaaaacacggcggaaaatggcgacaaatttgttgcacagcgacaggtcactttcttcaaccaaggccagtactttcatacatgacaaaggaaagcaaatatggcctgaataataaagttatagtgttcctttgcgtgtctgagtgataaactgttttaaccaactatcttctgaaacgtaattgcactcagcagatttgtcttccgctcataactttcgtgtcacacggtctttgctacaaacagatagatcgcattctcgcagaaaatcattgacaacacagaccagtcatttttagcattgcatttggaaagggctactattatagtgtgttttaagaaagaaaaacattacagtatcggcagaacacgaccaaatgagttttcgtgtcatagcgttatgggcgtgagattgtgttctcacactgtggcaaaatcattgacaacacagacaagtcagttttagcatagacattgggaaaggctactattatagtgtgttttaggaaagaaaaacattatagtatcagcagaacacgaccaaatcatgacaaatgagtttgcgttttgggcgttatgggcgttttttcacactgcagatcatatctcaaaaactacggagtggatctttatgaaatttgatatggatatttttgactggattttctcatagaaggtttttccgtttattgataggacagtttgatgacgtcatattttaccgtttgccaaaaggtcgaggcagcactttcacagttacagtttttcatcaatttgatcgaatttcttaccacacaatctcagatctaggccggattatgggattgcatttcagtttggtcacttaaagttttgttattgaaatgtttgttcgaaatatgtcattttttcaaatttttaaaaactaatatttgaaacaaaaaatttatattagtgtattccctattgcgtcctgtatctaaaactatatagttttgttgttttgtattgataattatgcttaaaaatgaagaaaaccgataaataaccactatctttatttatgaaaaaagacacttaaaaacaacttctatctattccttaccattttctgattccaaatatatatagtttcatggtgtttgacgttgaaaataggctaaaacttaacaaactcggatcgttgaatggaaattatacttccaagctccgtgcagctgacaacatgataaaaacacgtcatttcaagtgtggaacacgctcatgacgtcatactgaaaggtgatgaattatggcttcaccttgcgatgtttcatttcaaacatggtaacatttttaaaggggtttctttctcagatttctgtttgccctctgtctgtctctctatgtctccgtctgtctgactgattcaattaaatgtgtaattacttagttttgcaaaagtcaaactaagtatgatatacctaattgattcaggtctctaaattcttattgtaaaattgtgagttttattcaaaacaaatttaattggtgttttaaactcaataatggggcatgctgtgatgagcagaagaatgtgtgtttacgagcagaaaaagcccatcaaagtcaagaatcgtgtttttcttttttctattttcaccgtGTAGCTTcctacagacactaagcaacagcgTGGTACCACTtacagtgcaatatcttgtactttgtTTTTGACGTCTGTGCAACACTtcattgacccatgatctgagctgttcactaCTACAATGATTTTTTGCCTTTTTattatatcttttttttttttttttttttgtggcttggagcaaaccttcttcataggtcttttcttttcaaatgtgtacaatttttaaatcaataaaccttatcagtaaactaatatgttcaaataaataaataaataaaaataatcataacataaatttattcctaatgttcagctcagtttccagtACACCAAATCTTTTTTAACACTCAACTTATCCACCATAAAGACCATCCCCTCCTCATCGTGGTATGGTGGTGAAACAGAACCAAGCTATGCCGTCGGAAGAAAATCGCTGAAATTTCACTGTCCCTAAAACGTGGGGGTGTTTTTCATTGTGAGAAGTATACCGGTAGGGTTCTCCCATGGCGGACGGGTCGGTTGCTGGCTAACGGGGCTCTGGTAAAGACGGAGATGTGCTGGACAGTACCGGTGTGACGGCACAGAGGCCCAAGGACACAAGCGGTCATCTCAGCAACCTCCAaacgggtagactggactcgacaacCATGGTAggtaaccagtctaggagaaggaaaactccgaaatagaACCACGGGCAGACCAAGCTCAACAGCCCAGGAAGGCAATTGGTCTAAGGGAGGGACCCCTGATCAACGTCCATGGCCGAAGCCGGAGATGCGGGACCCCCTgggtgccaaaaagcgctgcatcacgcaaatcacaaaatgatggaGACAAACCAATTGATCAAACGTTATAGTGCTCAACCTCTGGAGATCCGACGGGGAGGAAGAGTGCTCGGCCCTCAGCCTCAAAGGGGCCGGCCCCCAACTACCGGAGGTCACCCTACATCGTCTTGTACGGCCAGGAGACGAGGGGTTAGGTACACTGACCGCGAAAAGATACCGACACCCAGAAACGTCAACATCCTGCAATGGAACGCAGAAGGAGTCTACAACAAGAAGGTTCCACTAGCAGAAAGACTCCACCAGGAAAACATTGAAGTGGCCTGCCTACAAGAGACCCACCTGAAAGAAAACCACCGCTTCACCATGAGAGGCTATCAGGTGTTCCG
This region of Littorina saxatilis isolate snail1 linkage group LG8, US_GU_Lsax_2.0, whole genome shotgun sequence genomic DNA includes:
- the LOC138973617 gene encoding thyroxine 5-deiodinase-like; this encodes MMPIIEVGRFCLGLMQLAKTTAFMILMLFWANFSVSAYRKLKNMMVEVMKDTGMAQEDYADTIYSLAYIKQFTYARYIDLWRRARLHETAPDTTVLTTKGKPLSLLAAMKQGRPLVLNFGSCSUPPFMVKLSDFNQVVTKYAGLADFLIVYIQEAHPDDGWAFRNNPFVIKNHRSLEDRLAAARQLEDAKPACPVVVDNMKDVANYVYGALYERLYIVLNGRIVYAGERGPGGYRVNEVEEWLAAYQHSKEPVS